The sequence CTTTAATCCTTGAAAACCCATCATAAACTGTGTCAAAGGTGCCAGTATCAAGAAAGCAGCTACTGCGGTAATAAGATTGAATATAAAATGTGCCAGTGCAACACGTTTTTTATCGGGTATGCCACCCATAGCACCAAGCATGGCTGTCACGGTTGTTCCGATGTTCGTACCTATTACCATTGCCGCGGATTGTTCAAAGCTCAAGATATGTACATAGAGTGCACTTAGTACAATAGCCGTAGCAGCAGAACTGGACTGGATCAGTGCCGTAAGGAAAAAACCGATACCGATAAATGCGATCAGAGGTAAATGTGATAATTTCTCAAGATCAATGAGACTGGTCAAAGACTCTATAGCACTTTTCATAAATTCAAGACCGAGAAACAGAAGACCAAATCCCACAAATACCTTTGCAACGATGGTGATCTTTTTATGATCAGGCGCAAATAGTAGCAGTAGACCTCCTGCACCTATCATAGGCAGAGCAAAAGCTTCGATCTTGACCTTAAAACCAAGAGTGGCAACGATCCACGATGTCAGGGTAGTACCGACATTAGCACCAAATATAATGCCAATACCCGAATATAATGTGATCAGAGAAGCACTTACAAAAGATAGTGTCATAAGTGTGACAACGGAAGAGCTTTGGAGCAGGGCAGTGGCAAGCGTTCCAGTCATGAGGGATTTGATCGTAGAAGAGGTTGAGTTCTTAACCCAGGTTTTAAAACGACGTCCGGCTGCTTCTTTTAGTGCAAGTTCCATATACAACATACCAAATAAAAACATTCCCAGACCAGAAAGTGCTTGTATAAATTGCGTAATCATATATTTAACTCTTTTTAAAAGCATTATATCAACATTATTGATATAAAGACAGTTCCAGTGTTGTTATATTGATATTTAAACATTATATAAAATAATTTTGTGCTGATTTATAAAATTTACATTTTTTCCGTCATAGTATCTTATTACATCATAAGTCCCTATATATAGGTTATACACACCATTTAGAGTCAAAAAAACCACATCATAACAGATGATTTAAATAACTTTTTAACATAATAATTATAATATTGAATGAATATTCAGTTATATTTAATAAAAAATAATTTATTATTGTCATAAGTTTATTATATTAAAAGGAACAACATGAAAAAGCAAAAGATTGAGCACAGCAAACCGCTTATAGATCATCTGTATGGTGAAGAACAAAGTGGGATGAGTAGAAGAACGGCACTAAAAGTGATGGGTATTGGAGGTGCAGCCGGTGTTATGGGTATGGCTCCTTCTTCTATAGCAGCTGCGGAAGCAGAAGCCGGAGTCAAGAGCGACAAGAATGCAAAGATACTGGTTGTAGGTGCAGGAGCGGGGGGAATCATGGCCCTTGCAAGACTGCGTAGTGCATTACCGAATGCAGATATAACCATTATCGCACCAAATGAGAAGCATCTTTACCAGCCGGGACAGGTCTTTATAGGTGCAGGGCTTTATACCTTCGATGACATCGTTAAAGATAATAAAGATTTTATTGCAGATGATGTCAATTGGATCAAAGATGAAGTCGCTTCTTTTGACCCGGATAATAATATGGTAACTACAAGAGCAGGTGAGGAGGTCTCTTATGATTATATGGTGGTGGCAACAGGTATAGTCTACCATTATGATTGGATCAAAGGTTTGACTGAAGATGATATCGGTAAAAACGGTATTGCTAGTGTCTATTTGAACAATCTTGAAAAAGGTACAGCAGATGGTGGTGAAATCACATGGAAATGGTTTAACGAACTGAAAAAATCAGCTGCTTCAGGAAAAAGACCAACAGCGATCTATACAAATCCAAATACACCTATTAAATGTGGGGGAGCACCGCAAAAAATGCTCTATCTTAGTGCAGACCATTTGAAAAAAGATGGTTTGAGTGCAAATTATATTTATGCGAACAGTGGTTCGAAGCTATTTAGTATACCTGAGATTGCAGATGCTTTACAGAAAGTACAAACAAGATATGACACGATCACTAACAAGTTCAGACATAATCTTGTTGCCATAGATGTAAAGAACAAAATGGCAACTTTTGAAGAGACCTATGAAATTAAAGGTGAGTACGATGAAGATCTAGGTGAATATGACATCTCTGAAGAGACCAGAATGGTTGATATGTCTTATGACTTTATTCATATCGTACCGCCAATGGGACCTCCTCAGGCTCTGGTTGATTCACCATTGGGTTGGCAAAAAGGTAGTGCGAAAGGCTGGCTGGAAGTAGACCAGGTCACGCTGCAGCACAGAAGATACAAAAATGTATTCGGTATGGGTGATGTCTGCGGTATACCTCTAGGTAAGACAGGAGGATCAGCAAGACATCATGGACCGATCGTTGTAGGTAACCTCGTTGCAGAACTGGAGGGCAAAAAACTTGAAGAAAAATTCGATGGATATACAGTGTGTCCGATGAAAGTATCCTATGGTGAGATTATTATGCCGGAATTTGGTTACAAGGGGCTCATACCAACGATACCGTTCCTGGATCCTGCAAAACCAAGATACTTCTGGTGGGCATTTGACCTTTATCAATTAAAACCGATGTACTGGTATCTGATGCTAAGAGGGTGGTTTTAGGCCATAACATAATTAATGTATAATACTTAATAATAATAACTAATAAAAGGAGTTAAATATGAATGGTTTTGATGCACTCTATGCGAAAGCAAAAGATCGTATTCGTTCACTGGCTGAGTTACCTTCTAGAAAAGAAGTGTCAATAGAAGAGATGCTGGCAAGTAAAGGTATCCAGCGACGTGACTTTATGAAGTGGGCTGCAGGTGTCACAGCGATGCTTGCATTACCGTCCCAGTTCACGCCTTTGTTTGCAGAGGCCGCAAAACTAGCAGACCGTGTACCGCTGGTCTGGCTCCATTTTGCAGAGTGTACAGGATGTAGTGAGTCGTTTATACGCTCCGATGCACCAACGATAGATTCACTGATCTTTGATTATGTCTCTGTTGAATATCATGAAACACTTATGGCTGCATCAGGGTGGCAGGCAGAGGCTAACCTTGAACATGCATTAGAAGAGTATAAAGGCCGTTATGTGTTACTTGCTGAAGGCGGTATACCAACAGCAAATCATGGTAAGTATTTGACACTGGGTGCCCATGGTACGACAGGAGTTGAGCTTATTACAAAAGCGGCTAAAAGTGCTGCAGCGATCTTTTCCATAGGTACTTGTGCGAGTTTCGGAGGTATCCAGGCAGCTGCACCTAATCCAACTGGTGCGAAAGGTGTGGACAAAGTGGTTTCACAACCGGTCATCAATGTACCAGGTTGTCCACCAAGTGCTGAAAATATAGTTGGGACGCTGATGCACTTCTTACTCTTTGGTACACTGCCGGCACTTGATCACTACCATCGTCCAAAATGGGCTTACGGTGCGCGTATTCATGATCTCTGTGAACGTCGTGGACATTTTGATGCCGGGGAGTTCGTAGAGAGTTTTGGTGATGAAGGTGCAAAAGAGGGATGGTGCCTCTATAAACAAGGATGTAAAGGACCTTACACTTTCAATAACTGTTCAACCGAACGGTTCAACCAGCATGTAAGTTGGCCGGTACAGGCAGGTCATGGATGTATGGGATGTTCTGAACCCGACTTTTTTGACAGCATGGGTCCACTGCTAAAACCGCTTAATTCGCATCTTATTATGGGTGTGAATACCACCGTTGACAAGCTTGGTACAGCACTATTAACAGCAACTGTTGTGGGAATTGGAGCACATGCTGTTGCAAGTATATTTATGAATAAAAACGATGAGAAGGAAGGATAGATTATGGCTAATAAACGTGTAGTTATTGATCCGATAACAAGAATTGAAGGACATCTGCGTGTTGAAGTAGAGGTTGATGAGAACAATGTAGTGCAAAAAGCCTATTCTTCATCCACCTTATGGAGAGGGATAGAGGTTATCCTTAAAGGACGTGATCCTCGTGATGCAGGTCTTATGGCACAACGTATTTGTGGTGTTTGTACCTATTCTCACTATAGAGCCGGTATTGAGTCTGTAGAAAATGCATTAGGTATAGAGATACCCTATAATGCAAAGCTGGTAAGGTCTCTTTTAAATGCATCTCTTTATATGCATGACCATGTTGTACACTTTTACCATTTACACGGACTTGACTGGGTGGATGTAGTATCGGCACTCAGTGCAGATCCTGCAAAAGCGTCCAAACTGGCATTCAAATACTCTGATATGCCAATTGCAACCGGTACAGATGAACTTACTGCTGTCCAAAAAAGAGTGAAAGAATTTGTTGATAAAGGTCAACTTGGGCCGTTTGCCAATGCATATTGGGGGAATGGTACCTATAAATTCTCTCCGGAGCAAAACCTTATTGCACTCTCACACTATCTTAAGGCACTTGAAGTACAGCGTGTAGCAGCACAGATGTTTGCTATTTTTGGTGCGAAGCAGCCACATCCTCAAAGTCTTGTGGTGGGCGGGGTTACCTGTGTCCGTGATATCTTGAGTCCGACACGCTTATCGCAGTGGAGAGAAAAATATAAGATCGTAAAGGATTTTATCGACCGTGCCTATCAGGCAGATATCGTGATGGCTGCAGATGCATACGGAAGTGAAGAGACCGTATTGGGTGGTCTGGGAGTTAAAAACTTCCTGGCGGCTGATGAATTTGTACTTAACCGTACAGAGTATCTTTTCCAAGGCGGGTACATTAAAGACGGTGATCTCAGTCAAGTATTTGATATCGATGAAACGAAGATCGAGGAAGATGTGACACACGCATGGTATAAAGGGAATAATCCTCTTCATCCATATGATGGCGTTACGGATCCTGATTATACCGGTTTCATAGATGGTGATACGGTAAACGGTGAAGCAAAGATCATCAATGAAAATGAAAAATATACTTGGGTCAAAGCCCCAAGATACGGCACTGATGCGGTGGAAGTAGGTCCTCTGTCTTGTCTCCTTGTAAATTATGCCAGAGGCAATGAAAAGGTCCAGGCTGAAGTCAATGCATTTTTAAAGCACACCGGATTGCCGTTAGAAGCTCTTTTCACGACATTGGGACGTACTGCGGCGCGTATGCTGCAGACCAAACTGATCTCAGATAATGCCATTACCATATTTGATTCTTTGGTTGAAAATGTCAAAACAGATGAGAGCACCTACACTAAATTTGAGATCAACCCATCCATAGAGTATACGGGGCGTTTTATCGGTGAAGTACCTCGCGGTGTGCTCAGTCACTGGGTACGGATAAAAGACGGTGTGATCGAAAATTATCAAGCAGTAGTGCCTACCACATGGAATGCGGGACCAATGGATGCCAATGGAACGATAGGGCCGTATGAAGCATCTCTTGTAGGATTGAAACTTGAAGATCCTACTAAACCGCTTGAAGTAATCAGAGTGATTCACTCTTTTGATCCGTGTATGTCATGTGCTGTACATGTAATAGATATGAAAGGTACAGAGATCAGTGAATTTAAAGTAAATCCTATAAGCAGCGGAGCAACTTGTTAGAATGCAAAGCAGACTTATATTAAAAATGAATGAAAAGGAGTATGCATTATGGGAAAACCGGAAGAAGAAATTGTAGAGCATCCCAGTTTTGTCTACAGCAGCATCAATAGAATTTTACATTGGATACGGGCCATAGTTATCATAGGATTGATTGTAACAGGTTTTTATATCGCTGAGCCATTTCTGACATCTCAAGGCTCAACGGATAAACTTCTTTATGCAGAGTGGACCAAATGGCATTTAATCTTAGGGTTTATCCTTATAGCTTCAGGAATACTCCGAATCTATCTTTTCTTTTTTGGAAAAGATACGAAAGGTGAATTGGGTTCACTTAAAGATCTATTTAGTCTAAAATCCTGGATCACTCAGTTAAAAGCTTACTTCTTTATCGGTGAATTAAAGAAAAAAGGGTTTTACGGGCCGTTACAGTTTCTAACCTATACTGCCATAATGGTCTTGGTGGTCTTAGCTTCCCTTACGGGGTTGATACTCTATGTACATGTGTATCACTTAGGTATAGGTGGTTGGTTATATGAACCTATGCGTGTTTTAGAAGTATGGATGGGAGGACTTGCCAATGTACGTTATATCCATCATATCACTGTGTGGGGCTATTTGATCTTCTTACCTATTCATATTTATCTGGTCATTTGGTCTGCCATACGCTTTAAACATGGTGCGATGGATGTGATGTTTACAGGATATGATTATCATTTAAGAAAAGAGAAACTGGAAAAAGAAAAAGAAAAAGTTGAAAAAGAGAAAAAGTGAAAATATTAATATTGGGTATTGGTAACCTGCTGTTCGGTGATGAAGGCATAGGTGTCCATTTTATAAAATATATAGAAGAAAAATATCAATTTGATGGAGAACATCAGATTGATACTATAGACGGCGGGACACTTGCCCAGAGGCTTATCCCTATCATTGTAGAGTATGACCATCTGATCATTATTGATACGATCAATGCACCAGGCGTTCAAGCAGGTGAAGTCTATTTCTTTAATTTTGATGCAGTACCTGATAATGTAGATTGGCAAGGCAGTGCGCATGAAGTTGAGATGCTTCAGACACTAAATATGATGGATATGACCGGAGATCGTCCGCCGACAATGATCATGGGTGTGGTACCGACCATTATAGAGATAACAGAGTTCTCTCTTTCTGAAGGTGTTGCTGAGGCTGTACCTTTAATGGAAAAAACGCTCTTGGAGTATCTAAAAAAAATGAATGTGAATGCAATCAAAAAAGCTGACGTCAATATACAGTCCATACTTCCAAACTCTTTTAGGAGCCATGATGCATATAGCGTTTAAATTTGACTATATCCATGATAATGGATTATTTACACGGTTGTTAAATCGCATACATGAACTCTCAAATATGCCGCTTTCACTTTCTGTAGAAGGTACAAGCTACACAATAGAGGCTTCAGGTGATCAACGCACCCTGGAA is a genomic window of Sulfurovum sp. XGS-02 containing:
- a CDS encoding nickel-dependent hydrogenase large subunit, producing the protein MANKRVVIDPITRIEGHLRVEVEVDENNVVQKAYSSSTLWRGIEVILKGRDPRDAGLMAQRICGVCTYSHYRAGIESVENALGIEIPYNAKLVRSLLNASLYMHDHVVHFYHLHGLDWVDVVSALSADPAKASKLAFKYSDMPIATGTDELTAVQKRVKEFVDKGQLGPFANAYWGNGTYKFSPEQNLIALSHYLKALEVQRVAAQMFAIFGAKQPHPQSLVVGGVTCVRDILSPTRLSQWREKYKIVKDFIDRAYQADIVMAADAYGSEETVLGGLGVKNFLAADEFVLNRTEYLFQGGYIKDGDLSQVFDIDETKIEEDVTHAWYKGNNPLHPYDGVTDPDYTGFIDGDTVNGEAKIINENEKYTWVKAPRYGTDAVEVGPLSCLLVNYARGNEKVQAEVNAFLKHTGLPLEALFTTLGRTAARMLQTKLISDNAITIFDSLVENVKTDESTYTKFEINPSIEYTGRFIGEVPRGVLSHWVRIKDGVIENYQAVVPTTWNAGPMDANGTIGPYEASLVGLKLEDPTKPLEVIRVIHSFDPCMSCAVHVIDMKGTEISEFKVNPISSGATC
- a CDS encoding Na/Pi cotransporter family protein is translated as MITQFIQALSGLGMFLFGMLYMELALKEAAGRRFKTWVKNSTSSTIKSLMTGTLATALLQSSSVVTLMTLSFVSASLITLYSGIGIIFGANVGTTLTSWIVATLGFKVKIEAFALPMIGAGGLLLLFAPDHKKITIVAKVFVGFGLLFLGLEFMKSAIESLTSLIDLEKLSHLPLIAFIGIGFFLTALIQSSSAATAIVLSALYVHILSFEQSAAMVIGTNIGTTVTAMLGAMGGIPDKKRVALAHFIFNLITAVAAFLILAPLTQFMMGFQGLKHDPVIALALFHTIFNILGVVLLLPFISLMAKQLSQLFVHVEPEPTRYIHLVDPQFSETALVALRDEVNNLFVKTMKYALLVANIKPNDVFVKKLGLKEAVELNQEQIEFNHKIAYNTIKEIEIKIMEFVSALNQQDLLEDERKSLETLLASVRESVYAAKMLKDIKNDMNEFSESSSSTIHSIYDAIRRNLLYAIMIYINYMEEVWSIEKCLEKFSKSEEENKRIMKEASLSISHKGINEKKVVSLLNTNRSVFIATQALLEASRSVSLHFPLED
- a CDS encoding HyaD/HybD family hydrogenase maturation endopeptidase; its protein translation is MKILILGIGNLLFGDEGIGVHFIKYIEEKYQFDGEHQIDTIDGGTLAQRLIPIIVEYDHLIIIDTINAPGVQAGEVYFFNFDAVPDNVDWQGSAHEVEMLQTLNMMDMTGDRPPTMIMGVVPTIIEITEFSLSEGVAEAVPLMEKTLLEYLKKMNVNAIKKADVNIQSILPNSFRSHDAYSV
- a CDS encoding NAD(P)/FAD-dependent oxidoreductase; translated protein: MKKQKIEHSKPLIDHLYGEEQSGMSRRTALKVMGIGGAAGVMGMAPSSIAAAEAEAGVKSDKNAKILVVGAGAGGIMALARLRSALPNADITIIAPNEKHLYQPGQVFIGAGLYTFDDIVKDNKDFIADDVNWIKDEVASFDPDNNMVTTRAGEEVSYDYMVVATGIVYHYDWIKGLTEDDIGKNGIASVYLNNLEKGTADGGEITWKWFNELKKSAASGKRPTAIYTNPNTPIKCGGAPQKMLYLSADHLKKDGLSANYIYANSGSKLFSIPEIADALQKVQTRYDTITNKFRHNLVAIDVKNKMATFEETYEIKGEYDEDLGEYDISEETRMVDMSYDFIHIVPPMGPPQALVDSPLGWQKGSAKGWLEVDQVTLQHRRYKNVFGMGDVCGIPLGKTGGSARHHGPIVVGNLVAELEGKKLEEKFDGYTVCPMKVSYGEIIMPEFGYKGLIPTIPFLDPAKPRYFWWAFDLYQLKPMYWYLMLRGWF
- a CDS encoding hydrogenase small subunit codes for the protein MNGFDALYAKAKDRIRSLAELPSRKEVSIEEMLASKGIQRRDFMKWAAGVTAMLALPSQFTPLFAEAAKLADRVPLVWLHFAECTGCSESFIRSDAPTIDSLIFDYVSVEYHETLMAASGWQAEANLEHALEEYKGRYVLLAEGGIPTANHGKYLTLGAHGTTGVELITKAAKSAAAIFSIGTCASFGGIQAAAPNPTGAKGVDKVVSQPVINVPGCPPSAENIVGTLMHFLLFGTLPALDHYHRPKWAYGARIHDLCERRGHFDAGEFVESFGDEGAKEGWCLYKQGCKGPYTFNNCSTERFNQHVSWPVQAGHGCMGCSEPDFFDSMGPLLKPLNSHLIMGVNTTVDKLGTALLTATVVGIGAHAVASIFMNKNDEKEG
- the cybH gene encoding Ni/Fe-hydrogenase, b-type cytochrome subunit; the encoded protein is MGKPEEEIVEHPSFVYSSINRILHWIRAIVIIGLIVTGFYIAEPFLTSQGSTDKLLYAEWTKWHLILGFILIASGILRIYLFFFGKDTKGELGSLKDLFSLKSWITQLKAYFFIGELKKKGFYGPLQFLTYTAIMVLVVLASLTGLILYVHVYHLGIGGWLYEPMRVLEVWMGGLANVRYIHHITVWGYLIFLPIHIYLVIWSAIRFKHGAMDVMFTGYDYHLRKEKLEKEKEKVEKEKK